In the Drosophila busckii strain San Diego stock center, stock number 13000-0081.31 unplaced genomic scaffold, ASM1175060v1 Backbone_233, whole genome shotgun sequence genome, CATTCAACAGAAATTGTCAATGAAACTATTATAATCttacatattattaatattgatcAAATAACAGacattattaacaaaatggaaaataatatAGAAAGCGTTGAAATAGCcgaaacaaaatatatttatggaCGAAATAGATTTAAtcaaagctaaattaaaaccAATTACCCCTTCTAGTAGAACACAAAGAGGCCTTATAAACAAAGCATGAACAGTGTATTAATGGTTTTTGGAATAATGGATAACGAAGACAGGGAAAACATAATAGAACACTTAGATATAACAGACCAATATaaccataataataataaaaaatatgaaccAACAAATCTATATCAAcgaacattttaataaaactattaGAGCACTAGCTGACGCAGTTTTACAAGacagaaatttaataacaatatatacagCAAACATTAacgaacaaaacaaacaagaaatgGAAACACTattattttatagtattttatatatcaaatgcaaatcaaacaaataatagTTTTTCAAGGCGGGAATTAACCGCAACACAGATAGCAGAGCGGATGGAAGAGGAGGCTCTGGACCAGGGTGGTAACCTCCAATCGCGCAGGGGCAAGTACCCTCCACCCAACAGTGCCACGCCCAAGCGGGGCTCGCCTCTAGGCACAGCACTTCACGGGAGGCAGGGGTTTACACTCCAAGTGGTTGGTGGTACTACTTTCACACGGATGACGATAGGGTCGGGCGGGAGTGCGATGCATAGCAACGCACGAGCCTCAGATCAGCGGGCCAGCACCACTAGACCGAAAGCTGCGTCGAAGGGCTCAACTCTGCCGGGGCTGGGTGAGCCAGGTGGCATGGATGATCCGCAGAGGTAAAGACTGAGCGGAGCCGACAACAAATGGTAGCTAAGGTATCTCGAGCGGGGCCTAAAGCCGGAGGAGGCTCGACGCAAAGCTGAAGAGcacaaatgtaaaaatgtGCAACCAGAGGCCAAGGCGGGGGGGAGGAAACGTGTGGGCGCAAGCGTCAGCTGCATCAAACGTCGCCTCAAGATAACCCCAAGGCAGTCCCCAAAAAGCCCAAGGGTAGGGGCGAGAGTCGTACAGAGGTCGGGCAAGCACCGACTCAAAGTACGAAGAGACCGCGGGTGTCTTATGCCAGTGCCACCAAATCAGTGAAGTGCTGGCCAAGGAAGAATTGACCAGCGTAGAGACGATACTGATCAGGGAGTTGAGGAAAAGGTGGAGCACCAGCCTCAATTTCAACAGCATCAGATTCAGACCTGGTCTGATAGTAGTGGAATGCCGGACGACAATACCAGGGACTGACTGGTATCCGTCGTACCTAAGTTGGCTGCGGTAGAAGGAGTGCAGCTCAAAACCTGTATGGGGGAGCAGCTTCCGGAACTGGAGATAGTTACAGTTCACTTACCGCGGTCAGCAGGCGAAGAGGAGCAGACGTCCGTGGATCTGTTAAAGGGTCAGAACACTGACCTTCTCCCGGACACCTGGACGGTGCTCAAATGTACAGAGACAAGTGGGAGAAAGCTGGTGACCCTGGGAGTAGAGCAGCCGGCTCTACTGTTGCTCCAGCAAAAGGGTATACTCCTGAGCTACCGTTTTGGCCAGCTCCCATGTCGTCTGCACAAGAAAAAgggcgcagcagcgacagtgACACCCACAGCCGGGCCTAGCACCACAGTGGCTGTCTCCGATGTAGTCAACACGGTCGAGAGGAATGCACTAGCTGAACTCGAGGCTGAGGTTGACAACGCATCGCTGGGAGGCCTAGATCTGGAAGGGCTACTGGTGGGAGAGTCGGAGGATGGCAAATCTGAAGACGAGCAGACGCTCGTCTCAGATAGCCGAGACGATAGTCTAGCGCATTCGGAGGAGGAGCCCGTCCTTTAATAGAATGGAGAGCACCAGCGTGGCACAAGTCAACCTGCATCACGCGAAGGCAGCCTCGGCTGTCATAGCGAGGTTGACTACCAGGCTGTGCCTGGGGCTGGTGCTCATCCAAGATCATCCAAGGCAGAATCTGCAGTCTGAACGACAAGAATGTGCAGGTAATAGCAGACTGTCGCGAGACTAAATCAAAAGCTTGCATcttgataaataaaaacatgaaaTTCTTGTCTCTCCCAATTCTTCAGTAAAGACTTGGTAGCAGTGCAGATCACTGTCGGGCCGAGTCCGAGAAAACTGGTGGTAGCATCAGCCTACTTTCCGGGAGAAGATGCGGAGGCACCACCACCTGAGGTGCAGGCACTGGTGGACCACTGCAAGAGAAGGAAACCTGCCACTTTTGCTGGGGTGTGATGCAAACGCACACAGCACAACGTGGGGCAGCATAGACGAATAATAGCAGGGGTGAGTACCTTCTCAATTATTGTCTAGAAACAGATCTAAGCGTCTTAAACGTCGGGTCTGAACCGACGTTCGTTaccaagagcagagcagaggtCCTGGACCTAACGATAGTCAACAGGGGACTCTCCGGGCTTAGGAGGGCCTAGCCTTCGATAATAAGATTAGAAACCCGAGAAGAGCTGATTGGCTGGCGTTTCAGGAAATTCTCGATCTAAACTTGAAGAGACTTAGAGTGAACTCCAGAGTGGGCTCAAATAGAGTGTTAGAAAATCtaacaaatgatttaaatgaGATAATAGCAGACGCATACCATGAGAGTTGTCCAGAGAGGACAGTGACCTCAAGAAAGGACAACCGTTGGTGGAGTCAGGAACTAGAGAGGCTGAGGAAAGAAGTTAGGAAACTGTTTAatacagcaaagaaaaatgatAGCAGCTGCAGTTCATTATACTACCAAGCTTACAGCTTACAATAAAGGAAATAGAAGAAGCAAGCGAGCCCACTTTCG is a window encoding:
- the LOC117134983 gene encoding uncharacterized protein LOC117134983; this encodes MGEQLPELEIVTVHLPRSAGEEEQTSVDLLKGQNTDLLPDTWTVLKCTETSGRKLVTLGVEQPALLLLQQKGILLSYRFGQLPCRLHKKKGAAATVTPTAGPSTTVAVSDVVNTVERNALAELEAEVDNASLGGLDLEGLLVGESEDGKSEDEQTLVSDSRDDSLAHSEEEPVL